In Chromobacterium rhizoryzae, one genomic interval encodes:
- a CDS encoding BglG family transcription antiterminator yields MVKFPYQRLAQAFAALQAEALPQEELARRLAVSTRTVRNDIDALNAILAEHGARFVLKRGEGYRLQADDPERFQQVRPQAGSGRAIPRQAGERVHYLLAQFLGSAYALKLQDLADAWCVSRATLQTDMAEVRERLAGYGLSIEAKPHYGMKLLGAESSIRVCLSDLLAQLAAERADHPLLSADPVLADALATVRAGLPGCLSRAGVRLSDDGAQFLSFYCAVAAKRIVDGFPLQDFSCEEAPPAAAQAATHIAGLLRRMSGVEIAAAEQAFLCVNIAARSLSGILPSAINADDADALVRYILDYINRHYRYDLRADRQLRDDLVTHVKTMITRVRYQITLANPVLADIKQHYALAYDFTLAAVSSWAKHSPYRISENEIGYLVLHIGVGLERHYQIGYLRRPQALLVCDGGNATLRTLEAVLRRRFPQLEVCAALSCQEYEALEHVGADFVVSTVRLEDKRKPVALLSPFPSDYQLEQLARLVAVDRTRPYMLERYFSAQHFWVAEQGLSQQALFERVCGRLREEGYVDADFLPSVREREDILSTMLGDGIALPHSLGLLARKTTVCTIIAPHGIAWGEGGVARVIFLLAISKTEYEEAMAIYELFVSFMRQRAGARLVESRSFEAFLRNALLCLPDA; encoded by the coding sequence ATGGTCAAATTCCCCTATCAACGGCTGGCCCAGGCCTTTGCCGCCCTGCAGGCGGAAGCGTTGCCGCAGGAAGAGCTGGCGCGCCGGCTGGCGGTGTCCACCCGCACTGTGCGCAACGATATCGACGCGCTCAACGCCATTCTGGCCGAGCACGGCGCGCGCTTCGTGCTCAAGCGCGGCGAGGGCTACCGGCTGCAGGCCGACGACCCGGAACGCTTCCAGCAGGTGCGGCCGCAGGCCGGCTCTGGCCGCGCCATTCCGCGTCAGGCCGGCGAGCGGGTGCATTATCTGCTGGCGCAGTTCCTCGGCTCCGCTTACGCCTTGAAGCTGCAGGACCTGGCCGACGCCTGGTGCGTCAGCCGGGCCACCTTGCAGACGGACATGGCCGAGGTGCGCGAGCGCCTGGCCGGCTACGGCCTGAGCATAGAGGCCAAGCCGCATTACGGCATGAAGCTGCTGGGCGCGGAATCCTCCATCCGCGTCTGCCTCAGCGATCTCTTGGCGCAGCTGGCGGCGGAGCGGGCGGACCATCCCTTGTTGAGCGCGGACCCGGTGCTGGCCGACGCGCTGGCGACGGTGCGCGCCGGCCTGCCCGGCTGCCTGAGCCGCGCCGGTGTCCGCCTCAGCGACGACGGCGCCCAGTTCCTGAGCTTTTATTGCGCGGTGGCGGCCAAGCGCATCGTCGACGGTTTTCCCTTGCAGGATTTCTCCTGCGAGGAAGCGCCGCCGGCGGCGGCCCAGGCCGCGACGCACATCGCCGGCTTGCTGCGGCGCATGAGCGGGGTGGAGATCGCCGCCGCCGAGCAAGCCTTCCTCTGCGTCAACATCGCCGCGCGCAGCCTGAGCGGCATATTGCCCAGCGCGATCAACGCCGACGACGCCGACGCGCTGGTCCGCTACATCCTCGACTACATCAACCGCCATTACCGCTACGATCTGCGCGCCGACCGGCAATTGCGCGACGATCTGGTCACCCACGTCAAAACCATGATCACCCGGGTGCGTTACCAGATCACGCTGGCCAATCCGGTGCTGGCCGACATCAAGCAGCATTACGCGCTGGCCTACGACTTCACGCTGGCGGCGGTGTCGAGTTGGGCCAAGCACTCGCCGTACCGGATCTCGGAGAACGAGATCGGCTATCTGGTGCTGCACATCGGCGTGGGGCTGGAGCGCCATTACCAGATCGGTTATCTGCGCCGGCCGCAGGCCCTGCTGGTGTGCGACGGCGGCAACGCCACGCTGCGCACGCTGGAGGCGGTGCTGCGGCGTCGCTTTCCGCAGCTGGAGGTGTGCGCCGCCTTGTCCTGTCAGGAGTACGAGGCGCTGGAGCATGTGGGCGCGGATTTCGTGGTGTCCACAGTGAGGCTGGAGGACAAGCGCAAGCCGGTGGCGCTGCTGTCGCCGTTTCCGTCGGATTACCAGCTGGAGCAATTGGCGCGGCTGGTGGCGGTGGACCGCACCCGGCCCTATATGCTGGAGCGCTATTTTTCCGCCCAGCATTTCTGGGTGGCGGAGCAGGGGCTGAGCCAGCAGGCGCTGTTCGAGCGCGTTTGCGGGCGGCTGCGCGAGGAAGGCTATGTCGACGCCGATTTCCTGCCTTCGGTGCGCGAGCGCGAGGACATCCTCAGCACCATGCTGGGCGACGGCATCGCCTTGCCGCACTCGCTGGGCTTGCTGGCGCGCAAGACCACGGTGTGCACCATCATCGCGCCTCACGGCATTGCCTGGGGGGAGGGCGGCGTGGCGCGGGTGATTTTCCTGCTGGCGATCAGCAAGACCGAGTACGAGGAAGCGATGGCGATCTACGAGCTGTTCGTTTCCTTCATGCGTCAGCGCGCCGGCGCCCGGCTGGTGGAGAGCCGCAGTTTCGAAGCGTTTCTGCGCAATGCCTTGCTATGTCTGCCCGACGCCTGA
- the dagF gene encoding 2-dehydro-3-deoxy-phosphogluconate aldolase, producing MKLEPHFYQDRVCLNVLAGSKHNARQIHQAAEGHVLVGVLSKNYADVDSAVADMREYAALIDNALSVGLGAGDPRQSDMVSAIAGQVQPQHVNQVFTGVGASRALLGQARTVVNGLVSPSGIPGLVKVSTGPLSAGAPVCAAPVDTAIAMLKDMGGSSIKYFPMGGLDCRDEYLAVAEACARHDFWLEPTGGITLENFSEIVRLALEAGVPKVIPHVYSSIIDSSGETRPGDVERLLSMVKALL from the coding sequence ATGAAACTGGAACCCCATTTTTATCAGGACCGCGTTTGCTTGAATGTACTGGCTGGAAGCAAGCACAATGCCCGTCAGATTCATCAGGCGGCGGAAGGCCATGTGCTGGTGGGCGTGCTGTCGAAGAACTACGCCGACGTGGACAGCGCGGTGGCGGACATGCGCGAGTACGCGGCCTTGATAGACAACGCCTTGTCGGTGGGACTGGGCGCCGGCGATCCGCGCCAGTCCGACATGGTCAGCGCCATTGCCGGCCAAGTGCAGCCGCAGCACGTCAATCAGGTGTTCACCGGCGTGGGCGCCAGCCGCGCGCTGCTGGGTCAGGCGCGTACCGTGGTCAACGGCCTGGTTTCGCCCAGCGGCATTCCGGGCCTGGTCAAGGTGTCCACCGGCCCGCTCAGCGCCGGCGCGCCGGTCTGCGCCGCGCCGGTGGACACCGCCATCGCCATGCTCAAGGATATGGGCGGCAGTTCGATCAAGTACTTCCCCATGGGCGGGCTGGATTGCCGCGACGAATACCTGGCGGTGGCGGAAGCCTGCGCGCGGCATGATTTCTGGCTGGAGCCCACCGGCGGCATCACGCTGGAGAATTTCAGCGAGATCGTCCGCCTGGCGCTGGAGGCCGGCGTGCCCAAGGTGATACCGCATGTGTACAGTTCCATCATCGACTCCAGCGGCGAAACCCGGCCCGGCGACGTGGAGCGGCTGTTGTCGATGGTGAAAGCCTTGTTGTAG
- a CDS encoding DgaE family pyridoxal phosphate-dependent ammonia lyase, with protein MSSIYEQYQLKPVINASGRMTLLGVSTPAPEVRAAMVQGLERYFEMKDLVDKTGDYIARLLEVEAATVVSCAAAGIAQSVAAVIVRDDPRLLVNLHAQPVAGPREIVLPKGHNVNFGAPVGAMVALGGGQVVEAGWGNECSAAQLEAAIGPDTAAILYIKSHHALQKSVLGVAEAAEVARRRKVPLIVDAAAEEDLREYYRLGADLVIYSGAKAIEGPTSGLVLGRRQYVEWVKLQSQGIGRAMKVGKEGILGLTCAIERYLKQDKESGAAMAERLRPFIAGLNQLAGVSARLVWDAAGRDIARAEIAFDASATGVSAVAAAAALKQGEVAIYFREYRANEGKLEVDARSVDAAQLEQIGTRIRRLLTGEKA; from the coding sequence ATGTCTTCGATCTATGAGCAGTACCAGCTTAAGCCGGTGATCAATGCTTCCGGCCGCATGACCCTGCTCGGCGTGTCCACGCCGGCGCCGGAAGTGAGGGCGGCGATGGTCCAGGGCCTGGAGCGGTATTTCGAGATGAAGGATCTGGTCGACAAGACCGGCGACTACATCGCCCGGCTGCTGGAGGTGGAGGCCGCGACGGTGGTGTCCTGCGCGGCCGCCGGCATTGCCCAGTCCGTGGCCGCCGTCATCGTCCGCGACGACCCGCGCCTGCTGGTGAATCTGCACGCGCAGCCGGTGGCCGGACCGCGCGAGATCGTGCTGCCCAAGGGGCACAACGTCAATTTCGGCGCACCGGTGGGCGCCATGGTGGCGCTGGGCGGCGGCCAGGTGGTGGAGGCCGGCTGGGGCAATGAGTGCTCGGCCGCGCAATTGGAGGCGGCGATAGGTCCCGACACCGCCGCCATCCTCTATATCAAGTCCCACCACGCCTTGCAGAAAAGCGTGCTCGGCGTGGCCGAGGCCGCCGAAGTGGCGCGCCGCCGGAAGGTGCCGCTGATCGTCGACGCGGCGGCGGAGGAAGACTTGCGCGAGTATTACCGGCTGGGCGCGGACCTGGTGATCTACAGCGGGGCCAAGGCGATAGAGGGGCCGACCAGCGGCCTGGTGCTGGGCCGCCGCCAGTATGTGGAATGGGTCAAGCTGCAAAGCCAGGGCATAGGCCGGGCGATGAAGGTGGGCAAGGAGGGCATTCTGGGCCTGACGTGCGCGATAGAACGCTATCTGAAGCAGGACAAGGAAAGCGGGGCGGCGATGGCGGAGCGGCTGCGGCCCTTCATCGCCGGGCTGAACCAGTTGGCCGGCGTCAGCGCGCGCCTGGTCTGGGACGCCGCCGGCCGCGACATCGCCCGCGCCGAGATCGCTTTCGACGCCAGCGCCACCGGCGTCAGCGCGGTGGCCGCCGCCGCCGCGCTGAAACAGGGCGAGGTCGCCATTTATTTCCGGGAATACCGGGCCAACGAGGGCAAGCTGGAGGTGGACGCGCGCAGCGTGGACGCCGCTCAGCTGGAACAGATCGGCACGCGCATCCGCCGCTTGCTGACGGGAGAGAAGGCATGA